One genomic window of Elaeis guineensis isolate ETL-2024a chromosome 2, EG11, whole genome shotgun sequence includes the following:
- the LOC140855511 gene encoding senescence-specific cysteine protease SAG39-like, whose protein sequence is MAYFSHQCLWITLAILAIWAYGTKSRSIGDLPMRLRHEQWMAEYGREYKDAAEKEYRYQIFKANVEYVESVNKAGDRKYELGINQFADLTNEEFKASHNGYKPKIMKPAKTFRYQNVTAAPTSIDWRTEGAVTPIKDQGECGCCWAFSAVAATEGITKLSTGKLISLSEQELVDCDVNGEDQGCNGGLMDDAFQFIIDNGGLTTESNYPYKASDGTCNANKASSSAATISGYEDVPSNSESALLKAVANQPVSVAIDAGGSDFQLYKSGVFTGACGTELDHGVTAVGYGKTADGIKYWLVKNSWGKSWGESGYIRMERDVDAAEGLCGIAMEASYPTA, encoded by the exons ATGGCTTATTTTAGCCACCAATGCTTgtggattaccttggccatctTGGCTATTTGGGCCTATGGAACCAAGTCCCGTTCAATCGGTGACTTGCCCATGAGGTTAAGACACGAGCAGTGGATGGCTGAATACGGACGAGAATACAAGGATGCAGCTGAGAAGGAGTACAGGTACCAAATCTTTAAGGCTAACGTGGAGTACGTCGAGTCTGTCAACAAGGCTGGTGACCGAAAATACGAGCTTGGAATCAACCAATTTGCAGACCTAACCAACGAGGAGTTCAAAGCATCTCACAATGGATACAAGCCCAAGATCATGAAGCCAGCCAAGACATTCAGGTACCAAAATGTGACAGCCGCGCCCACCAGCATAGACTGGAGGACCGAGGGTGCAGTCACTCCCATCAAGGATCAAGGCGAATGtg GATGCTGCTGGGCTTTCTCTGCTGTGGCGGCAACAGAAGGTATCACAAAACTCAGCACCGGCAAGTTAATCTCTTTGTCGGAGCAAGAGCTTGTGGATTGTGACGTTAATGGTGAGGACCAAGGATGCAATGGTGGTCTAATGGATGATGCCTTCCAATTTATTATTGACAATGGAGGTTTAACAACAGAGAGTAACTATCCTTACAAGGCATCGGATGGCACTTGCAACGCCAACAAGGCATCCTCTAGTGCAGCCACCATCAGTGGCTATGAAGATGTCCCTTCAAACAGCGAGTCAGCCCTCTTGAAGGCTGTGGCCAACCAGCCTGTGTCAGTTGCCATTGATGCCGGTGGCTCGGACTTTCAGTTGTATAAAAGTGGTGTATTCACTGGTGCCTGTGGAACTGAATTGGACCATGGTGTTACTGCTGTTGGCTACGGGAAGACTGCCGATGGGATTAAGTATTGGCTGGTGAAGAACTCATGGGGTAAGTCGTGGGGTGAGAGCGGATACATAAGGATGGAACGAGATGTTGATGCGGCTGAAGGGCTCTGTGGCATTGCCATGGAGGCTTCTTATCCAACTGCATGA
- the LOC105038893 gene encoding ananain-like, translated as MAQYGRVYRDAAEKERRFQIFKDNYEYVDSVNKAGKINVPIAKCSGPCFVLTFMVLGIWVFGATAHAIGDVRISKRYEQWMAQYGRVYRDAAEKERRFQIFKGNYKCIESVNKAGNRKHKLGLNQFADMTCEE; from the exons ATGGCTCAATATGGACGGGTCTACAGGGATGCAGCGGAGAAGGAGCGACGGTTCCAAATCTTCAAGGACAATTATGAATACGTCGATTCTGTCAATAAAGCTGGAAAGATAAATGTTCCAATAGCTAAATGCAGCGGGCCG TGTTTTGTTCTCACATTCATGGTCTTGGGTATTTGGGTCTTCGGAGCCACGGCTCATGCCATTGGTGACGTGCGCATTTCGAAAAGGTACGAGCAGTGGATGGCTCAATATGGACGGGTCTATAGGGATGCAGCGGAGAAGGAGCGACGGTTCCAAATCTTCAAGGGCAATTATAAATGCATCGAGTCTGTCAATAAAGCTGGCAACCGTAAGCATAAGCTCGGCCTCAACCAGTTTGCCGATATGACCTGTGAAGAGTGA